ACATTTTCTAAcagaatcttgttaatatgctcaataaggttctattaaaatgtaatacatgtaatacgtaagactttatttgcacacttaagtAGATAAGTTTCCAGGTGAAAAAGATGCCACCTCACTAAAAAGATTAattgtttatcaatttattttcgatgaattaatttagatccagaacacacattgttatatagcctattatattataatcatgactataattgaatgtaagtttgtgtaaaatattttcacaacaaagtgtgaatacatgttgtaatgtgtggggttgagttataattgatataatacaattaggtatggaaaatgcattttgtttacttgccaactattgaaattatatttaatatacatattgaTATGTCATGTAATAAGACTTCAACATTACTTATGTTATTATAAGAGTTTATTTGCTAACGAGTTctacttgtatttattttattttttttattgaacaattaaacatacataaacaatttTAAGGTACTTTAGATGcaatatgacaaaaaaatgtttcaatattttactcagcaatataatAAACATTACTTTAAATCCAATCCTTCTACTAACAAAACCtgttaaagaaagtaaaagtaaatatgagagactATAACAataacattgaataaaaaaatacacaaataaataaactTGTACATGAACGTACTCATTTAAAACCACTTAAATTATTTCAGTAAATAGAGAGACTTTTGTTTATGACAGCAAATGTCTCACACTTTACAAAAACTGAAATTAATTCATGACACGATTTGTTTTATGACGGACCTCGTGACATCACattctgtgatatttgaatggttttttttaatgttttgtacaAAATAGATTAAGAGTAAAAcagaacaacaataaaaacacgtggaagggtaaatttaaataaatcaggcagtaatatcgctacaatttctagcactttcactcttgtcattgcaatgaatgtcgcacgggggcgccactgaaccccaaaattaaagctttgtttgatatactttcaatttatttttgaaaaacaagacactcgtttatatcatattgttattcaaataaatattacaggttataaaagcatggtaacagtgacagcaagcaatatcttatatagagctacctcttcgtccgctcagctgtgacgtcattcccagcttccggggaAAACGGAAAGCAGCAGAACAGGAGGAAGGAGtgtgcaggacgctaataagtcagtcttattatttgttatccagtttataatatttacgGCGTATGAAATACATATGTgattctttatttaaggataaagtggtctggatgcgctagaagcactgtgccgcttctcgtgctatctttgcttgatagttagcttagctcgctagttagcttagcttgttagctgctaacagaagacacagaagttatcaacacatcgctaagtagagatcaagtgtgagagtaaagtgttgtgattgtgtgaaaatgtgccacagaaggatagcaaagtatgaggaggaactttgtccaacaaaagaggagaaggagcgacaacatcaactactggacgctgttttcaagaaacatcaagttgtgttacacagaacaggtttgtttacttcttactctcacatctttaccaactttatatttgattaataacacaatgcttaatatattgtgtataagaagttgtgttgtcttgtgaggatgatgcattccgtctgctacttggaacgtggtcttgcaaccacgtggttCTCGGTGTTCTTTTCGAATGTAACTACTAAAGAGGAGTTACACATCCCAGTCTATTTCTACAATAAAAAAGTCAGTGGTGGAACAAGCATGAGTTGGGCCATGACGGGCCCCcttaacacaaataataataaagctaattctaaCATCATTTTACAACATACACATGCCTCTCTGGGTTTATGACCAACCATCTCTAACCAAGTTTTTAAAAGTTTTCCAGCCATTTTTGCTGATACTTGCTTTTTCttgacatgtatttattttctcactttcaccatagcatcagcccgttcacaggatgtagaaaaaatattaaaagggatctgatttttttttcattttgctaatcattcacaatccatatgtaagACCATAGTGTTTTTATATTTTGTGCATGTTAAGTCCTAAACAAACGTTAGCAAAATCTTAACTATCCTAATTCTAACAGTGGAGTCAATGAGAGTGCTTCTATTCCACTCactagttgatcaatataatatacgcagaagtcattttttaaatgctatctctttaaaacatgctgtaataATGCATATTCTCTGGAAATATGCCTTGTAATATCCAAAAAGTGGAGGAAACATTTTTCATTAGGATATTTAGATACAATCATAACTAAATTAtaccctcaactccccccaaaatggattaactcgctggaataaaaaagacaatacaacatacatccataaacgtgggcGCATGTGAataaaaaaagtgcaatatatttatctgtacagtaatctacttatttattatatatatgcaccttattgctttttttatcctgcactaccatgagcttatccAACAAAATTTAGTTCctttctgtgctgtaaagttcaaatttgaatgacattaaaaaggaagtctagtcttatttaaataaatagtgtaaaggttttatggaattttccagggtgaaccccgcctgcTGCCCCCCTATgatcccaaaaaggacaagcggtagaaaatggatggatgggaaaaaggCACATCATAGAGAGTCCtcgaatttttactttttaaggtcaagacaagtgttgtcttaaaggagggctcatattttagggcaccaaggcaaacgtTATATTCTTTCAATGCaggattttttaattattttttgttctgtccagcttctcaggcaaatcatatagttgatgtagatgcccatatcggctgttcacatttactttaaaaaagagaagtgtaggatacttctcttgttcccttatttgaatttgactttattaaatgtatttatattatcatttggtgcagccgggccggaacaggaggggatagaaagagaaaaaaaggaagacagaagggGGAAATtctggggacaagagggggattagacagagagacaaaaacaacaacagcaaacacaacaaaaacaacaacaatagaacaataagatatgtacaaatatgatggtaaaagtgatagtaaagaagcagttagtgaaataaataatactatagaaatgacaatgagcatttttacactaaaactggagcaatacaaataccaatagaaaaagtgctattgatcatgaacaataccaatagtttacctctattatcaacaatacagttgttcaaatgcaacaatacgtatacataatgataactagaaaggtaaaaaaaaaaggaataccaaaagatgggggggaagagagagaggcaacctatattaattttgtagattgttatagtaacaatgggttaagctttgtcagtgtgccatgttacccagtttcccctagggcaggggtagagaacctatggctctagagccagatgtggctcttttgatgactgcatctggctctcagataagtcttagctgatgttgcttaacacgataagtaatgaatgattacgctggtaatcacagtgttaaaaataacgttcaaattataaaacattctcatgcattttaatccaaccatccattttctatcgcacctgttcaagaagttgcattaatggtaagaagtattatgtctattattggttagctttagaataaaaatgttattaaaaatattaagagacttaaataaaaatgttattaataagagacttattatactctaaaaatgttggtcttacttaaaaatgcatgcatgtaattgtattcagtattaaaaagaatattatatggctctcacggaaatacattttgaaatatctggctttcatggctctctcagccaaaaaggttcccgacccctgccctagggcaacaatgttatgtttgaaacgtgattatgtgcctgaatgtatgtatgtatgtatatgtacacgtacttgtgtatatgaatgtttgtacagtaattgtatatgtacagtatatgtatgtttttacagtgaatgtatatgtacagtatgtacatattcAAGGCAGGAtatataataatttaataatttgccaaaagtatttggccacccatacaAATTATGAcaatcaggtgtcttaatcactaGGCCTGGTGACTgactctacaaacatttgtgaaagaatagccactctgtgatttccagcgtggaactgtcataggatgccacccgtgcaacaaatcctgtcgtgaaatttccttgcccCTAAattttccaaagtcaactttattataagaaaagtgaagattttgggaacaacagcaactcagccaccaagtggtaggccacataaactgagagagaggggtcagtggatgctgaagcgcgtaatgcaaatactttctgcacagtcagttgctacagagctccaaacttaatGTAACCTTTCAATTAGACcaggtacagtacgcagagagcttcatggaatggctttccatggccgagcagctacatctaagccatacgtcacctagtccaatgcaaagtgtcagatacagtggtgtaaagcacgtcgccactggacgcTAGAGCAGTAAAGATGCCTTCTCTGGACTAATGAATCACTCTTTTCCATCTggtaatctgatggaccagtctggctttggaggttgccaggacaatgctacatttcggactgcattgtgccgagtgttaaatttggtggaggaggaattatggtgtgagattgtttttcaggagttgggttgggccccttagttccagtgaaaggaactttgaatgccccaggataccaaaacattttggacaattctatgggatgccacttcaagttcatatgtgagtagaggcaggtggccaaatacttttatcaacattgtgtatatatattagtgttcatgtatgagatcCAGGGCTGCCAACtatggccaaagtaataattaagattattgtTATCAGTATTGAAACTGTTAGTTAAAGCATTGTTGGAGTGTAAACTTAATACCATCTTGTCATTTTTAATGTCTAATAAAATGACTATAGATAAACGTTATCAATATATTTATCcacaaatattagtttttttattctttaataaCATGAACTTGCcagctttttgtcatttcatgatgcctttatctctatctTTACATTTTGATGGAGAGACTTTCTCTGTTTTTTAAAgttatgtacatcatataaatgatgtattgggacggattcattGAGTTTGAGCAGAAGTATGTCGTATAGAAATGAACTATATGCAATAACACATTAACAAAATGATGTCACATGAATGATTTTTgaagtgacatgaaaaaaacacaagtaatgtaaacAAAACCTGGTATTTacattttgatatcaaaataaaacacaaagcagtttggttaatgaagatgaagtctaataaacaagctttgttcttctccaacacCTCCCAAGtgtttcagtacaacagtttggccaacaacaacaaaaaaaagtgataCCTCACACATCAAATAAACAATCTTCACCCTCTGAGTTCAATtcaatgagatgacaaaacatttgagctagcattgatgttatttgaacattgATACAATGACATAAAGGAGTGAACATGCCAgtaaacaaagtaaagactttcTAAAAAAGTTGTAACAACTTTCACAACACATCACctgctgcaaaacatcaaatagttttctccttcgctgtatacttttagtgtggggacaagtgtctccagtattgtccacacctgtctccatccaaACACAGCAGTGTCTCTTTAAATGCACGGCGGGAAGTGAGGGAAAATGAAGTTAAACCAAGCGCTGGGctccgtttactccgaggggaaatctccgcAGCAAAGTCTGTGTCGTTGGTCCGCCAtgattatccagccaaaccacgctagtgcacatgcacctgtctgtgttgccaacaatgcattaatatcattattattattatccagccaaaccacgctagtgcacatgcacctgtctgtgttgccaacaatgcattaatatcattattattattatccagccaaaccacgctagtgcacatgcacctgtctgtgttgccaacaatgcattaatatcattattattattatccagccaaaccacgctagtgcacatgcacctgtctgtgttgccaacaatgcattaatatcattattattattatccagccaaaccacgctagtgcacatgcacctgtctgtgttgccaacaatacattaatatcattattattattatccagccaaaccacgctagtgcacatgcacctgtctgtgttgccaacaatgcattaatatcattattattattatccagccaaaccacgctagtgcacatgcacctgtctgtgttgccaacaatgcattaatatcattattattattatccagccaaaccacgctagtgcacatgcacctgtctgtgttgccaacaatgcattaatatcattattattattatccagccaaaccacgctagtgcacatgcacctgtctgtgttgccaacaatgcattaatatcattattattattatccagccaaaccacgctagtgcacatgcacctgtctgtgttgccaacaatgcattaatatcattattattattatccagccaaaccacgctagtgcacatgtgcctgtctgtgttgccaacaatgcattaatatcattattattattatccagccaaaccacgctagtgcacatgcacctgtctgtgttgacaacaatgcattaatatcattattattattatccagccaaaccacgctagtgcacatgcgccatttaattgtgtaaatgcatcaataagttcattatgcttgtgtaaggtGCTTTTTTTGAAGCCATTATTTATttagcgcagtcagacctattattgtgaaggaGGAAGTGTGCCGCTGTTCTCAGCTTAATGTGCGACTGCTGTCCTGTTTCTACATTATTCCtacattgatgatgtcgttcacaacaacacaagcagatgagatgtgttgtggataATGGGTTTTCCTTGCTAGCTTTAGCTTCGTAGTTTAGTCGCTATTTGGAATGACCGCCTCAAGGACATGACAGTTGCGTGTTTAGAGGATGAATGAGTGGTCCAGAACACATTATTTTCCCTAAAAAATGTTgcttctcctcacaatgacaacatttctcttacatttatgtcaatttccctgatattgtGCAGTGAACAGCAGATTTTGTTATATTAGCCAATTCTGTGACTCCGTAAgtcattgttgaaataatatgccTTGCTTTTTTGTTGAGTCCAGTGATTATTGACtggattattactttgggaaggtGAGAGAAGAAGAGTTGTGGTCTTGTGAGAATTGTCTGGTTTGTCCGTCCTAGGCCACCGTAGGTCACGTGTGGTGCATCACcagacctgctaatgttagccaagttagctgctcatgtgtgttggagtggagacggctgaggggagtcgtgtatgaaacaagctcagcttcctcatgaaggtgacgtgatgatgtcacataAGGACTACACTCACAAAAGAATGGCAACGTTTGGGCCCCCAGACCCGCTTTATTTTTGCCGTATTGAGGCAGCGCTTTTTTACGCTTTCGGACCAAATGAACAAAAGAAGACCTTTTGTATGCAGTTTGAGAGCCGCAGccggagaaaataaacacacagtgtatccatgactgcaaagttcattgaccgtttgtgtgattgattgactgttttaatacctctggacattgacttgaaatatttctgtcaatcacacaaacatgcatgtgggggagttttctgtgtctacgtaccttccacACATGCGTACACCCACCTGAGTGACATGTGTCCAAGTGGcaccatccccacatttttcaacctattcaaaccattccaacatcaacacattccactcatcctggaccttcaaactcacactttcccaagttccaaaccaaattccagttttcctaGAAATTCAAAcccttcaacatttaaaccattccaacattcaaactattcttacattcatactacattctgtcagcatttcagttcaatttcagcattgggtattcacatgcaattccttgaacaattgcctcatccacttccatccatccattttctaccgcttattccctttgggctcgcgggggacgatggtgcctatctcagctacaatcgagcggaaggcggggtactctcatctacttattattatcataattaaatgtagcttaccatattgaatgtgtggactgtacgaatgatgccttctcagttctcactgtaacgcaatttgagtgtATTGGAAATGCACTAAattaatctaatccattattattattaataatgagaTAAACAAGTTgtcttttgaaggtgtagtcagtaatctgattacttcatcCCATTTTAACTGTGGCGACACTATctgaaatgaaagcaaaacagatgtcatctttttgGTCAACATGTTAACTGTGCTCATGCTTTTTTTAgagcagacatgtctctaaagatgaatgtgaaaatcacaaattattgtccaccagcagggggagctcatcactagtactactgtgtggaggctgccatgtggtacattatttcctgtgtgtgtatgacttattcagagggacaacagcacactttcatgtatggcgtctaccattaaggattgcaggatttacttttaggatgtttttatatgaataaggtggattggatgttggcctgggaaggcattcccctgaaggtcttcttcatgtgtcagctggaagtaccctgactgctgtgaggggaaactgatgagattgtgagatcatatgttggtgcaggacaatgtctcatgtgactgagcaaagctggacttttatcaagaatgtttgttttctcctgtcccgcagacatCGATGAAGAACATCGTCCTCgtgagcaggaggaggaaccacagtccccccacatacacgaggaagaagaggtaccaaattcccaacacatcaaagagggaggagaggaaccacagccccccccacattaaagaggaaggcgAGACGCCACAGatccataatgttaaactgacccttcacattaaagggcaagcggaggacccactgatcttacacatcaaaaaggaagaggaggacctactGACCCCTTACTTTAAGGAACAAGAGAAcctgctgacccctcacattaaaaaggaaaagGTGGACCTACTGACCCCTTACTTTAAGGAACAAGAGAAcctgctgacccctcacattaaaaaggaaaaggtggacccacagaccctctactttaaagaggaagaagaggaccaagagccgccgcacattaaagaggaagaggaggaagagggcatcagtcagcctaaatggttggaggagttcccagtgactggtgtccctgtgaagagtgaagatgatgaggtgaaaggtgaaagtgaggagaggggagggggggagcctccaagcagcagctcaacacaacacatgacaacagaagctgatggagaccactgtggaggatcacaagcagacaagctcttagctccactatcagatagtgaggacacaacgtcacactctcctgacactgatgatgaagactctaaagatgataagacatgtcacactgacaacactcacttcacatcttctcactctcacaaaacttttaaataccattgtcatcTGAAAACACACaatagaacacacactggagaaaaacctttttcttgttcaatttgtggtaaaagttttacacaaagtcaagatgtgaaagtacacatgagaacacataccggagaaaaaccttatgtctgtt
The sequence above is a segment of the Nerophis ophidion isolate RoL-2023_Sa unplaced genomic scaffold, RoL_Noph_v1.0 HiC_scaffold_93, whole genome shotgun sequence genome. Coding sequences within it:
- the LOC133547388 gene encoding oocyte zinc finger protein XlCOF8.4-like, whose amino-acid sequence is MRRNFVQQKRRRSDNINYWTLFSRNIKLCYTEQTSMKNIVLVSRRRNHSPPTYTRKKRYQIPNTSKREERNHSPPHIKEEGETPQIHNVKLTLHIKGQAEDPLILHIKKEEEDLLTPYFKEQENLLTPHIKKEKVDLLTPYFKEQENLLTPHIKKEKVDPQTLYFKEEEEDQEPPHIKEEEEEEGISQPKWLEEFPVTGVPVKSEDDEVKGESEERGGGEPPSSSSTQHMTTEADGDHCGGSQADKLLAPLSDSEDTTSHSPDTDDEDSKDDKTCHTDNTHFTSSHSHKTFKYHCHLKTHNRTHTGEKPFSCSICGKSFTQSQDVKVHMRTHTGEKPYVCSICSKSFVQRITLKVHMRTHTGEKPVSCSTCGKGFTRSQSLKRHMRTHTGEKPFSCSICRKGFTRSQSLKRHMTTHTGEKSHSCSICNRSFCDRSRLLASLHGALSNI